A genome region from Lytechinus pictus isolate F3 Inbred chromosome 16, Lp3.0, whole genome shotgun sequence includes the following:
- the LOC129278595 gene encoding AP-1 complex subunit sigma-2-like isoform X2, giving the protein MLQFMLLFSRQGKLRLQKWYTPHLEKVKKKITRELIATVLTRKPKMCNFLEWRDYKIVYKRYASLYFCCAIEENDNELLTLEIIHRYVELLDKYFGSVCELDIIFNFEKAYFMLDELMLGGEIQETSKKNVLKAIQAQDLLSEPDFYEVN; this is encoded by the exons ATG CTGCAGTTCATGCTCCTTTTCAGCCGACAAGGCAAGTTACGACTCCAAAAATGGTACACGCCACATCTAGAAAAGGTCAAGAAGAAGATTACGAGGGAACTCATCGCAACAGTACTAACACGAAAACCCAAAATGTGCAATTTCTTAGAATGGAGAGACTATAAGATTGTTTATAAAAG GTATGCCAGTCTGTACTTCTGCTGCGCCATTGAAGAGAATGATAATGAACTCCTGACCCTAGAGATCATTCACAGATACGTTGAGCTTCTGGATAAATACTTTGGTAGT GTATGCGAACTAGACATCATATTCAACTTTGAGAAAGCTTATTTCATGCTTGATGAGTTGATGCTCGGAGGCGAAATCCAAGAGACAAGTAAAAAGAATGTGCTCAAGGCTATACAAGCACAGGACCTGTTATCCGAG CCTGATTTTTATGAAGTTAACTGA
- the LOC129278595 gene encoding AP-1 complex subunit sigma-2-like isoform X1 codes for MLQFMLLFSRQGKLRLQKWYTPHLEKVKKKITRELIATVLTRKPKMCNFLEWRDYKIVYKRYASLYFCCAIEENDNELLTLEIIHRYVELLDKYFGSVCELDIIFNFEKAYFMLDELMLGGEIQETSKKNVLKAIQAQDLLSELELKGRTNIVITDELLNEVSDLVPRSPFHHYS; via the exons ATG CTGCAGTTCATGCTCCTTTTCAGCCGACAAGGCAAGTTACGACTCCAAAAATGGTACACGCCACATCTAGAAAAGGTCAAGAAGAAGATTACGAGGGAACTCATCGCAACAGTACTAACACGAAAACCCAAAATGTGCAATTTCTTAGAATGGAGAGACTATAAGATTGTTTATAAAAG GTATGCCAGTCTGTACTTCTGCTGCGCCATTGAAGAGAATGATAATGAACTCCTGACCCTAGAGATCATTCACAGATACGTTGAGCTTCTGGATAAATACTTTGGTAGT GTATGCGAACTAGACATCATATTCAACTTTGAGAAAGCTTATTTCATGCTTGATGAGTTGATGCTCGGAGGCGAAATCCAAGAGACAAGTAAAAAGAATGTGCTCAAGGCTATACAAGCACAGGACCTGTTATCCGAG CTGGAACTAAAAGGAAGAACCAATATTGTCATAACAGATGAACTTTTGAATGAGGTATCAGACCTAGTTCCAAGATCCCCTTTTCATCATTATAGTTGA
- the LOC129278507 gene encoding uncharacterized protein LOC129278507: MTSPLRQRGDQGMRLGNPSVTLSTCDPKHPTLLQPKGEGSHWESSMFHKQNLSDELLPRMTGDPSATAPRMSHLGVGHVNTSSKSMDGLNSNQGGLSAEHPTFARTRQYRSMSNEDMKTQMLPPKRLPGEPTNYMEAAAAELQSGKGSSIIDNLMKEYRSGNLYARQPADLLLPSAKEDPTQMKTDLSLHRENSAPQLSASREWQMKSPPEYPGHSRFAQNFDLTPSSTPRASSPLSLMSDMDFPTARSNRSMFSSRDSSVFGDFDTGLSTRSRGRVHSPFSTMKTDFEKGAPPPEYPGFKRTPWQSHSGREFRSRKESATVDHSRASSFGSYQHSLNLKRLSSETSYDSSRAR, encoded by the coding sequence ATGACTAGTCCTCTAAGGCAGCGAGGTGATCAAGGAATGCGACTTGGGAATCCAAGTGTGACCCTCTCCACCTGTGACCCAAAGCATCCGACCCTCCTGCAGCCGAAAGGCGAGGGCTCGCACTGGGAAAGCAGCATGTTCCACAAACAGAACCTAAGTGATGAACTTTTGCCGCGGATGACCGGAGATCCATCAGCGACGGCTCCAAGGATGTCACACCTTGGAGTAGGACATGTTAACACAAGCTCCAAAAGCATGGATGGGTTGAATTCAAATCAGGGGGGTCTGTCCGCTGAACATCCAACATTTGCACGGACGAGGCAGTATCGTAGTATGTCTAATGAGGATATGAAAACTCAAATGCTGCCACCAAAGCGTTTGCCAGGAGAACCAACCAATTACATGGAAGCCGCAGCAGCAGAATTGCAGTCTGGGAAGGGATCCAGTATCATTGATAACCTGATGAAAGAGTATAGGAGTGGGAACCTTTATGCCCGTCAACCAGCAGATTTATTATTACCTAGTGCCAAAGAAGACCCTACACAAATGAAGACTGACCTTTCCCTTCATAGAGAGAACAGTGCCCCTCAGCTTAGTGCCTCAAGAGAGTGGCAAATGAAATCTCCTCCAGAATACCCAGGACATTCAAGGTTTGCACAGAACTTTGATCTTACGCCATCCAGCACGCCTCGTGCATCATCCCCACTGTCTCTTATGTCAGACATGGACTTTCCGACCGCCAGGAGCAATCGCAGTATGTTCAGTTCCAGGGACTCATCCGTGTTTGGAGATTTTGATACTGGCCTGAGCACTAGGAGTCGAGGAAGGGTCCATTCACCCTTCTCGACGATGAAGACTGACTTTGAGAAAGGAGCGCCCCCTCCGGAATATCCAGGATTTAAGCGAACGCCATGGCAGAGCCATTCAGGGCGGGAGTTCCGATCGAGAAAAGAGAGTGCGACGGTGGACCATAGTCGCGCCTCCAGTTTTGGATCCTATCAGCATTCCTTGAACTTGAAGAGGCTGTCCTCGGAGACTAGTTATGACAGCAGCAGAGCAAGGTAG